A portion of the Longimicrobium sp. genome contains these proteins:
- a CDS encoding slipin family protein encodes MPPRTDLTVTSTQASLPTQRAAGGGLNFLSTLALLIPTAMGAAATAVVHSPAGLIAGAVVGLFASMAPKIGRQWERAVVLRMGRYVGLRGPGVFTIVPFVDNIAAWIDQRTITTSFSAEQTLTADTVPVNVDAVLFWTVHDPEKAALEVQDYVQAVSWAAQTALRDIIGRTSLTELLRGRERIEAELQALIDQRSTPWGVTVHSVEMRDVVIPAALQDAMSREAQAAREKQARIILGQAEVEIAQLFAEASHAYEQNPVALQLRQMNILYEGLKQKGGMMVIPSSIVDSMGPSGVMATAALARQQQTQPEAPAALPPGDDGFGEG; translated from the coding sequence ATGCCGCCTAGAACCGACCTGACCGTGACCTCCACCCAGGCCTCGCTCCCCACGCAGCGCGCGGCGGGCGGGGGGCTGAACTTCCTCTCCACCCTGGCGCTGCTCATCCCCACCGCCATGGGCGCGGCGGCCACCGCGGTCGTGCACAGCCCCGCGGGGCTCATCGCCGGTGCCGTGGTGGGGCTCTTCGCCAGCATGGCCCCCAAGATCGGGCGGCAGTGGGAGCGCGCGGTGGTGCTGCGGATGGGGCGCTACGTGGGGCTGCGCGGCCCCGGCGTCTTCACCATCGTCCCCTTCGTCGACAACATCGCCGCGTGGATCGACCAGCGCACCATCACCACCAGCTTCAGCGCCGAGCAGACGCTGACCGCCGACACGGTGCCGGTGAATGTGGACGCGGTGCTGTTCTGGACCGTGCACGACCCCGAGAAGGCGGCGCTCGAGGTGCAGGACTACGTGCAGGCGGTGAGCTGGGCGGCGCAGACGGCGCTGCGCGACATCATCGGGCGCACCAGCCTGACCGAGCTGCTGCGAGGCCGCGAGCGCATCGAGGCCGAGCTGCAGGCGCTCATCGACCAGCGCTCCACGCCGTGGGGGGTCACGGTGCACAGCGTGGAGATGCGCGACGTGGTGATTCCGGCCGCGCTGCAGGACGCCATGAGCCGCGAGGCGCAGGCCGCGCGCGAGAAGCAGGCGCGCATCATCCTGGGCCAGGCCGAGGTGGAGATCGCGCAGCTGTTCGCCGAGGCGTCGCACGCGTACGAGCAGAACCCGGTGGCGCTGCAGCTGCGGCAGATGAACATCCTGTACGAGGGGCTGAAGCAGAAGGGGGGGATGATGGTGATCCCCAGCAGCATCGTCGATTCGATGGGCCCCAGCGGGGTGATGGCCACCGCCGCGCTCGCCCGCCAGCAGCAGACGCAGCCCGAAGCCCCCGCCGCCCTCCCCCCCGGCGACGACGGCTTCGGCGAGGGGTGA
- a CDS encoding BrnT family toxin, translating to MSLGFEWDPEKAEANLRKHRVSFPEAETAFRDPLSATVDDTRHSFAEERFVLFGTSDGRGTERVL from the coding sequence GTGTCGCTTGGATTCGAGTGGGATCCGGAGAAGGCCGAGGCGAACCTGCGAAAGCACCGAGTCTCGTTTCCCGAGGCCGAGACCGCTTTCCGCGATCCGCTCTCCGCGACGGTGGACGATACGCGTCACTCGTTCGCGGAAGAACGGTTCGTGCTGTTCGGTACGTCGGACGGGCGCGGAACGGAGAGAGTTCTATGA
- a CDS encoding GntR family transcriptional regulator — MFHFDPSDPTPPEVQLVRTIRSAIGAGLLDAGEALPTVRQLAVELKVGANSVARAYAELERQGVLATRPGVGAVVKASPGEIRGEELLAELAALEDTFLRQASALGFSLDDVIIHLDSRRRSRSSDAA, encoded by the coding sequence ATGTTCCACTTCGATCCGTCGGATCCCACGCCGCCCGAGGTGCAGCTCGTCCGCACGATCCGCTCCGCCATCGGCGCGGGGCTGCTGGACGCGGGCGAGGCGCTGCCCACGGTGCGGCAGCTGGCCGTGGAGCTGAAGGTGGGCGCCAACTCGGTGGCCCGCGCCTACGCCGAGCTGGAGCGGCAGGGGGTGCTTGCAACCCGCCCCGGGGTGGGCGCCGTAGTGAAGGCGTCGCCCGGCGAGATCCGCGGCGAGGAGCTGCTGGCCGAGCTCGCTGCGCTCGAGGACACCTTCCTGCGCCAGGCCAGCGCGCTGGGGTTCTCGCTCGACGACGTGATCATCCACCTGGACAGCCGACGCAGGAGCCGATCCTCCGATGCCGCCTAG